The window CAACTCGCAGAGAGTCTGCAAGTGAAAGAAACAGAACAAACACTGCGTGATCGTGTTATACATCTTGTAGCTGATTTCCGTTTGGAATATGTTTCTTCTCACTTGAAAGAATTGAATGAACGACTTCTGCAGGTGAAAGATTCGCAAGAGATGCAAGAGATTATGAGCGAGATAATGAGGACACAGAACCTTCGTAATGAATTAGCAAAGAAAACAGGTAGTAATATTCTGGTATGATGAATATGATAAGAAACTTATTCAAACCATCACTTCGTCTCTCAGACCTTGATTTAGGTGAGAATAGAAGGATTGTCTCAAAGGCATTGAAGGCACTCAACTGTACTGGGGAATGGAGAAAAGAGGGTGATGCAGCAATTGTTCGTTATACATTTCAGAGTGGACATTTTGGTATTCGTATTATCGGTAATTGTCCACAGGTGGAATTGTCATACCTTTTCTTTGCTGAGGCTGAGATGAAAGATATAAATATTGTGCGCCATGTGTGCAATCACTTTAATCTTAATTCTACCGGTCCACGTTTTGGTTATACTATCAATGAGGAAACAAATATCATTGATATGCATATCCTAACACCCCTTCTTTTAGATGACGATCGTGCAAAAGATATTCTTTCTTCGGCTATGGTCGATATGTTTTTATGGCAGAATTCTTTTATAAGAAGTCTGACTGATGTGAAGAAGGATGCAAAAGGTTCGGCTACAAGTGATTTGGAATGGTCTGAGAAGGAAGTTGCACGTGATTTCTTTCTCCTTCGAGAACAGGAATTAAGACATCAGAAGAAAGGTACCGAGTGGCGTCAGAATGATAAGGAAGCTGCAACTTTGAAACAGTGGATGGACAAGGTTTTTGGTTTGGTGGATGTTGTCTTCTCTGAGTTGATGGTGGTAACAGATTCCGTAACAGTTATCAAGGACCGTGAATCAATAGCATCTTATAATCTGGCTGATACACTGATCGCAGATGGAGCGTTTGTTCGACAGAAGGCTGTGCTCGACCTTGTATTCTTCCTCCCAGCTCATCCGACAACTCGTCGTCGTATGACTTTCAGTATTCAACAGGCTGATGGTTGTGAAGATGTGCTTTACTACCAGGTGGTTGCCACATTGTTACCATTGCCATCAGGGATAGGTAGACCCCTTCATTCGAAGGAAGTACAGGTGCAGTCGCACTCTGTCTTGTTGGCATACGACCTTCGCTCAACAAAGCAGTTGCAGGATGAGTTCGTTTATATGTGGAAGGAGGCTAAGAGTAAGGTAGCTAATGGTGAGGAGAACCAACTAACCGAAGAGCAACGATTGATTGCCAATGTGGAGAGTGTGGATGCTGCTCGTTTTGTTTATCGTAGTCGGACCCTTTATCGTCAGAAACGTTACTATGAAGCGATTTCTTGTTTGGAGAATGCTTACCGCCTTTTGAATTCTAATATAGATAAAAAGAGTTTAGAAGAACGGAACCTCTTCTTAGAGGTCTGCTATATGTTAGGCTTCTGCTATAATGAGCTGCAACAGTATGATAGGGCTTATTACTACCTTACGTTTGTAACAGGAATTAATCGCACTCTTTATGCTGAGGAGTATGTTAACTGTATGATTTATTTGGGTGATTATCGTTCGCTGATGACCATAGACGGAATTTTGAAAGACTTACATAATTCTATTGTTGAGGATGAAGAAGGCGAATTCGAACAATCGGTGCACCCTTTTCTACAGTTCCTTTACCGACGAAAGGCTTATGTCTTGGTAGAGTTGCATAGGTTTGATGAGGCGGAAGAAATGCTTCGTCAGATGATAGATGACCCAGAGTCAGGTGATTTTGCATTAGACGAGTTGGCATATATTCAGCAGTTACGAGAGAAGGATAAGACTGGTGGAACAGTCGAATCGAATAGTTAGTGGAAAGGAGAATATAGATGATTTATGTTCATTGGGCATTCTTAGCAGTCTACGTTGTTGTCATCATAATTGTGATGGTACGCGTATTGATGGATAACCGACAGCCAGCCAAGACAATGGCGTGGATGTTGGTGCTGACGTTTATCCCAATGTTAGGTATCATTCTTTACTTCTTCTTCGGTCAGACTACACGTAAGGAGCGTAAGATATGGCAGTATAGTATGGACCAACTGACCAAGCATTCCATGTTGGAGTTTGTAGAACAAAAGCGTCTTCATCTGCCTAATGAGTATCGAGAACTCATCAAGCTCTTCATGAATCAGAACTGGGTCTTACCTTTTAAGAATAACGAGACAGAGATTTATACTTCTGGATACGAGTTCTTTCCTTCTTTGTTGATGGAGATTGGTAAGGCTGAACATCATATTCATTTAGATACCTTTATTATTGCCAGTGACCCCTTGGGGCAGATTATAGCCGATGCTTTGATTGATAAAGCACGACAAGGAGTTGAGGTACGTGTCATCTATGATGATGTGGGCTCTTGGAAAACAAAGAATCGTTTCTTTGACCGTATGCGTGCTGAAGGAATAAAAGTATATGCCTTCATGCCTGTACGCTTCCCAATCTTTACCAGTAAGGTGAACTATCGTAATCATAGAAAGATATGCGTAATAGATGGTGAAGTTGGTTTTATCGGTGGTATGAATATTGCCAAACGTTATGTGAAAGGGATAAAGAAATTAGCTTGGCGTGATACGCATGTTAAGATAACTGGTGCTGCGGTATATGGTTTGCAACGTGCCTTCTTGGTAGATTGGTTCTTTGTGAGTCGTGAGTTGATAACCGACCATGTTTATTATCCGGTCAGTAAGGTTGCGGAGAATGATAGTCTTATTCAGATTGTTACCAGTAGCCCAACAAGTTTATGGCCAGAGATTGAGCAAGGTTATGTAAGGGTACTTACCAGTGCGAAGCAGTATGTCTATATGGAAACACCTTACTTCCTGCCTACCGACCCAATCCTCTTTGCTATGCGTACTGCAGCCTTGTCGGGAGTTGATGTAAGACTAATGATTCCTTACGAGACAGACACAAAGATTGTGGAATGGGCTTCACGTACTTATGTCTTAGCAACGGTGAAAGCGGGAGTAAAAGTTTATTTATATAAGGCTGGTTTTAATCATTCGAAACTTCTTGTTGCCGATGATAGTATAGCAACAATTGGTTCTACTAATGTTGATTTCCGTAGTTTCGAGAATGACTTTGAAGCAAATGCTTTCTTCTATGACAAGAGAATAGCATTGAAGGTAAAGGATATCTTCTTAAAAGATCAAGAAGAGTCTGTTGCTTTGGAAGATGTGCGAAACCTTACACATCGTTCATTCCTACAGCGGTTGTGGGAGTCAATGGTTAGACTCTTGAGTCCACTGTTGTAAAGGTAAGAACCCTTTACCCTAAATCAGACAATATTGTTAACTTTCCGATATAACTCTTTTATAGGCAGTCTTACAGGTGAAGCTGTGTTTATCTAAACAAAGTGAAGTTCACACTACCATAACTTCTATGTTCTATGAAGTGAGGGTGAGCGGAGAAATCATTATTCTTACCATGTTCAAAGACAAGTAGACCATCTTCCTTCAATAGGTCATATTGGAAGATGAGGTTTGGAATAGTCTCTAACTCTGGCAATGCGTATGGAGGGTCAGCAAAGATTAGATCAAACTTCTGATGACAACTTTTTAAGAAACGGAACACATCACCTTTGATTAATATATGATCTTCAGTGCCGAGTTTCTCCATACATTGACTGATGAAGCGAGCATGGTCACGGTCTTTCTCTACGCTTATCACCTGTTGGCAACCACGTGATAAAAGTTCTAAGGATATACTACCCGTACCAGCAAAGAGGTCGAGTGCCGTTGCTTCTTCCCAATCCATGTAAGCATTGATAACATTAAAGATATTCTCTTTAGCAAAGTCTGTTGTAGGACGTGCCTTAAAGGTACGTGGAATATCAAAATGTCTGCCTTTATATTTTCCTGTTATAATTCGCATAGTTTCTATTTTTAGGAGATGAAGGAGATGAAGGAGTTAAGGAGTGAAATGGAGTTAAGACATTAGTCTTTTATCGAAGATGTGAGTGGTTTAACTTATTCTATACCTTAATCTTTCTCTATTTCTTTTATTCCAGATAAATCGTTTTCATGTCGTAGGGAATATCTGTACGTTTAACCAACTGGCTATTATTGAAGTAAACTTCCTGATTGATAAGCCTACAGAACTTCAAATGCTGTTTTACTTTCTCAATGAGCCAGTCTTGGTAATGTATATCACCGACAATATATAACTCATCTTTCTCTACATCCATTCCTGTTAGCTTCCATATATAAAGGAGATAATACAAAGCATCATGCTCATTGGTTGCTTCGTATGAATTACTGAAGCGGAATCTGTTTTGTTGGAAGCTGAAAACCTCCATACGCTTCTCGTGGAAATAAGCATAGAGCTTTCTGCGTGGACCAGCATAAGAACGACGATAGAGATGCGTCCATACCGACTGCATAAGCGGTTGTATACGAATGTCCTTGAAATGGTCGTCGATAACAAGCTTGAGGTCTTTGTTAATTGCAAAGACAGCAATCGCATTCAAGTCAGGTAGGATACTCGATAGAATCTCCTCGTTACCTTGTCTATGGTAGGTGTGATGATAGAGTGTCTCGATATCCTGTGTACCAAAGTCGTCAATAGGCATGAGCATCACAGGGGTATCAATCTCTGCTAACAAACGTTTGTATCCACTCTGCAGCAATTCAGAAACCTTGAAGGCTTCACGTAGATTGGCAGCAACAGAGATACCCATATTCAACTCGTAGGGTTCATAAACGAGCATACCATTCTCTTGTGGGTCACCCACGGCAAATGCCATGTTGTTCCTGCTAAATCTGATAGTAAGTCGCAGTTTTTTATCGGAGATATTATTGTTTGTTTCTGTCATTACGAACGTTGTATAGCTTTTTATCACCTGCAAACTTACACATTTTTTCCGATTTCATTGGTTATCTGCTTGATAAATATCATCGAATGGTATTCTTTAAAGTATTAAAAAAGGGAAAATTAGCGTTTGATACTTAAAAAAGATATAACTTTGCACTCACTTATTAAATGCTATAACTATTCAAACAATCATGTTTGATGGTGGTGTTGAATAATAACTTTTTTACATGGCAAGACAGTTCTTTGTTATCTTCGGATGCTTAGCATTGGGAGAGTTTATTGTTTGGGCTACAGGAATAAAACTGCCGTCCAGTATCATTGGTATGCTTCTTCTTACACTTTTTCTAAAGTTAGGATGGGTGAAGTTAGCTTGGGTGGAGCGATTGTCACAGCTTCTGATAGCAAATCTCGGCTTCTTCTTTGTACCGCCAGGGGTGGCTCTTATTCTCTATCTTGATCTTATTAAGGCTCAATGGTTCCCTATTGTTACTGCAACAGTGGTCAGTACTCTTCTAGTTCTTGTTGTTACAGGACAGATGCATCAACTTGTCATAAAGTTTGAACGTCGGTTGATGGCTATGGACTTACTTCATCATCGTGCTCATGCGCAGAAGATGAAGAAGATGATGGAGGAAACCGAAGAGGTTGAAGCCATGGAAGAAGCTGAAAGAATAGAACTTGACAAAGCTTTACTCGGACAGGATAAGATAACTAAAACGGAGGAAAAATAATGAATTCGTGGGATGAAACAATCGGTCAGACTATTGACCTTATACAGGATGGTAAAGATATCTTTTCCAATCAGTATGTTATTTTGGCATTGACTTTTGCTGCCTTCTTTTACATCAAACGTCTACAGCAGCGTACTGGTTGGATGTTACTCAACCCTATCTTGATAGCCATCGTACTTATTATTGTCTATCTCAAGATAACTGGTGTTTCTTTTGCAGTCTATAAGCAAGGTGCCCAATTGATTGACTTCTGGCTTAAACCAGCTGTTGTAGCCTTAGGCGTACCACTTTATTTACAGCTTGATGCCATAAAGCGTCTGTGGTTACCAATCGTTCTGTCACAGTTTGTTGGCTGTTTGGTGGGTATTGTAAGTGTTGTTTTCGTAGCACAGCTTTGTTGCGCACCAGATATTATTGTCCTCTCAATGGCAAGTAAATCTGTAACAACACCTATTGCTATGGAGGTGACACAGAGCCTTGGAGGTATTCCTTCTCTTACTGCTGCCGTGGTGGTTGTCACTGGTATCATTGGTGCTTTGGTAGGCTTTAAGATGTTGTCCTATGGTCATGTAAATAGTCCTATCGCCCAAGGTCTCTCTATGGGTGCCGCCTCTCATGCCGTTGGAGCATCCACAGCGATGGCGTATAGCAGTAAGTATGGTGCCTTTGCGAGCTTAGGTATTACGCTAAATGGTATCTTCACTGCCCTGCTTACTCCAACGGTTCTCCGCTTGATGGGGATTATTTAGGGCGTCTTTGTGTAATAGCGTGATAAAGTCTACTAAATGTAAGTAGAAAATCATACACGCTATTACACGAATAGTTTTAATTTCATTTTGCTGTCATATTTAACATTTCGTGTAATCCTACTGTTAAATAATAAGTTAACTAATGAATTAGGGTGACAGTAGTGACAGCAAAGTTGTTTTCACTGGGAAATGCTTTGGTTCTTCCGTTAAATGCATAGATAGGATGAATAAAGGCTTATTGCTTACATGGTATGACTTTCCTGGATCAATGGTCTAACAAAGGGGACATAGTATGTAGGAAAGCCAAACACACATCATTACCATATCTCTCCGTATTCTACAAACAACTTATCCCAATACTAACCAATATTACAATACCCTATACTTGATTATCAATCATTTATAAAGTTGATACTACACAAAGCATCCCGAAAGTTTATGAAAAATATTTTTGCTGGTTAACTTGGGATAATAAGAGGCAAAAGTTACATCTGCGAAAAGCTAACTGCGACATTCACAGAAAACGGAATGTCGCAGTTAATCAAAGGAGTATTCTACCCAGTAGCAGACTAAATGTTTGAGAAAAGGTTGTAGTGATGCAACCTTTTTGCGTGTTTACTGGGTAAGAAAGACTCTCCAGCTTCCATCTTTCTCACCACGCTCCACATACTTTTTAGAAAGCAGTTTATCCAACAGTTTTTGGATAGCTGACACACTAATACCTGTTTCCTCTTTCATGTCGTTCAGAGTCAACGTAGGCTGTGTGCGCATGGCGTTCAATATTTTGGTGTAGTTAGGCGAGCGGAAAGAAATTCTTTCGCCGTCATACCACCAAATATTTTCATTCTTTTCGCTGATGAAGAGCACATCATTATAAACCTCTGTTGCCACAAGCTCATTGAAATATTTGAGGAATGGACGAATATCGCCAATGTTGGCGTGTGCTCCGTCGCTCGGCACAGGGCCGACTTCAAGGTCAGACTGATGCAACGCTTCCAGATACTCGCTCTTCTTGCGGCTGCGCACAACAATCATCGGATAATTGTGGCGTGTGAGAATGAAGTTGATCATCAAACGGGCGATACGTCCATTGCCATCCTCAAAGGGGTGAATGCGTATATAACGATAGTGGAACAATGCCGCCAGTTCGATAGCTGAAAGTTCCCCTTTCTTCTCGGCTTCATTGTACCAATTCACCAAGTCAAACATCAGCCCCGGCGTTTCTTCGGGCGAAGCGTACTCAAAGCGGTCGCCATACCTTGTTATCACACTATTGGGGCGCGTCTTATACTGACCTGCGTGTATCACATAATTTGTCTGCACACCACCAGGCAGATTGCGGTAAACGGTGTAGTTTTCACGAAGCAGTGTTCTGTGCAGTGTGCGGATGAAGTTTTGTGTCAAAGGCTTTTCTTTGACAGCAGCCTCTTCTGTCATCAGTTGCAGCCCCACGTTGCTTGCCGTCATCTCGTGCACGTCCCTTATGTCAGCCTCGCCAATCACCTTGCCGAATAGCAGAAGAATCTCGGTCTGACCATAAGTCAGTGTGTTGCCCTCAATGTGGTTGCTATTATAGTTGAAGTCCACGGTGAAGCGGCGGCTGAGCCTATCCCTGTCCTTCTCTGACAATGGCTGAATATCGCGCCAAGCAGCCAATGCCTTCTTTATATTAAGATACTTCATACAGACATATTTATTTTAAATACATCGCAAAATTATGAAAATGTTTGAGAAAAGGTTGTAATGTTACAACCTTTTTGTTGAATTTTAGTGTTTTTGGTCTTTTCGTATATAATAGTAACTATTCAGCGATAATAGATATATAAGTGCATATCAATTTCTCAAACCTTAAATAAGGCTTGAATCGCATTATATGGAGTTTTGTCGTGCTTCTTAGCTGTTTCTACAATCGAATGAAGTTCAAGGAAAGCGTCTGCTCCGAAGTCTGAACGAAAAGCACAGGAGTTCTTCAGTTTGATTTTTAGCTTGCGTATTCCCCTTTCGCTTCCATTATTGTCAAATGGTATCATCGGATTTTCGAGGAAATTGAAAATGTAATCTCTGCATTTGACCAAGCCTTTTCTGAACGTAATAAACTTTTTACCAAGCTCCTCTATATTCTGTTTGATCAGATTGTCTAAACGTTCAATCCATGATACCTTGTCTATAACGTCGTTCGGATTGGTATTCCGCTCGTGAATGGCTTCACGGAACAGATTGGTTACTTTCCCAGACCACTCTTGCTCAGTGTTCAACTCTGAGAGATATTGCAGTTCGCGGAGTAAGTGTGCAAGACAAACCTGGTGATTGAGAAAATGGAGTGCAAAGTATGCGCTATGGCGGTCGGTAACGGCAGTCATTCGTTCCAGGCTATCGCCAAACTTGTCTGCTAATACCTTCGACCCTCTTCCATTAGCACGGAAAAGCAATGTGTAATAAACAGTCTGTGCAATCCATGCCCAGTCGAGTCTTTTGTTACAGTACAAGCCGCTCTCATCGAAACCAACAACTGCTGATGACTTGATATATTCTTTAATTTTATCAATCACAGGTTGCGCATTTCTCTTTGCCTCATTTACCCAGTTCACCAGTGAACCTTCGCTTGGAGTGAGTCCAAATACCTCACGCAAAAAACTTGCTATACGACCGTAAGGAAGAAATTGCACGACACTCAGATAAACCACTAAGGTCTTTACGCTTGAATCATATACCACGTTGTTTGACCGCCGTCTCGGTGCTGTCCGAATACGTTCACCACAGTTCTTGCATACCATCACATAGTGTCGGATTTCCCTGATTACGGGCTTCAACTCTGGAATGGAAATAACCTGCGTCACATAATCAAGCACACGTTCTGTATCTGATAAAGATTCTCCGCAACGAGTACAATAGTTGGGTACCTCATCAATTATCTCGTCAGGTATGGAAGAGCAAGGCAGCTTGTGTCCATCATGTCCCTTTTGTCCTCCCGGCTTCTTACCACTTGGCTTACGGAGGCTTCGCGTTCTTCTGATAACCTCATCCTTTATACGCTCCTTGCTTGGCGGAGTGCTACTGTTATTAGAGTTTTTGTCAGGATTTTCATACTTAGCCAAGCGTTCCTGTAAGTTTATAAGTTCCGTATCTTTCTTGCGAATTTCAAGGTTCAGAGCATTTATGTTACGGTTCAATTTAATAATCTCGGCATACTGCTGATTAACAGTTGCACGCAATAATCGCATCTCTTCCGTCATGCCTTGTAATACTTTTGATATATCCGTAACCTGCTCTTTCATAGGTATAAAGGTACAAAGAAAAACTGAAATACGCAAGAAAAACATCTTTATAGCCTTTATACGAAGATTTTAGAGGAGAGAATACAGACTGAACAATACCGCTGAATAGTTACATATAATATAAGCCGTTAGTTTATCGTCTAAATGTTAGGTCGTGTGGAATTTATACACACTATTCCACGAATAGTTTTAATTTCATTTTGCTGTCATATTTAACATTTCATGTAATCCTACTGTTACATAGCAAGTTAGCTAATGAATTAGGGTGACAGTAGTGACAGCAAAATTGGTTTTACTGGGTAATACTTTTTAAACGACACTCTGTGTTAGAACATAGAACCATTTAATCGGTAGGCGTCTTTTCAAAGCCAAATAAGTATCAATATGCACTTACTAATTGAATGTGCATCTTCGTTTTTGCCGTAAATTATTATTTTCAGAAGAGTTTGTTTAAGATAGCTCTTGAAATAGCTTCGGTGATATTCGCCACGCCTAATTTGTCAAAGGCGTGGCGTTTGTACGTTTTAATAGAATCTAATGAGCGGCACATTATGTCTGCTACTTCTGTCATTGTTAGTCCCGCTGCTGACAATCTAAGCACTTCGAGTTCCTCTTCTTTTAGCGAAACTCCTTCACATTCCATCCACCGATGGCTTTCGAAAGAATATTTCCAATAGTTAGGATTACCCTTTTTGTGGAACTCTACATGCCCAACTGTTTTTTGTGAAGATAGAGAAACAACACACATACCTATCCATATCTTGCCATCGTCAGTTAATAGTATAGGAGTTAGCTGGTGGTTGATCAGTCTGCTCCTTGTTCCACTCTTCAGATGAAAATGATATGACATGGAACATTGGTATTTATCAACATTGTGGAAAGTATCAAAGAACTTAAAACCACTTCTGTTCAACTCAATAAGCATTTTTTGTTCTTCCTCTGGTACATATTTCAAATAAAAACTATATCCCAATTCCTTCACCTCCTTTGCTGTATGACCGCAAAGAAACAAAGGATTATCTGATACATAAAGAAATTCCTGCTTATAATAGTCTATCAAATAAATGCTCTGATAGGTTACACGTGCAAAGGACTCTACTGTATGAATCAATGTGGACAGTACGTTAGAATCATAATCTGGTGCATTGCTTACAGTATTCGACGCTATAAAGAATTCTTTTATATCTGTCATATATGTTCAACTTAATAAGGTCCCTCTATTTTATTTTCTACAAAAGTACATTTTTAATGCAGAATATCACAAGAGAATTACACAAAAGTGTAAAAAACAAAGAGAGAGGAGCAAATTTAC is drawn from Prevotella melaninogenica and contains these coding sequences:
- the cls gene encoding cardiolipin synthase, with product MIYVHWAFLAVYVVVIIIVMVRVLMDNRQPAKTMAWMLVLTFIPMLGIILYFFFGQTTRKERKIWQYSMDQLTKHSMLEFVEQKRLHLPNEYRELIKLFMNQNWVLPFKNNETEIYTSGYEFFPSLLMEIGKAEHHIHLDTFIIASDPLGQIIADALIDKARQGVEVRVIYDDVGSWKTKNRFFDRMRAEGIKVYAFMPVRFPIFTSKVNYRNHRKICVIDGEVGFIGGMNIAKRYVKGIKKLAWRDTHVKITGAAVYGLQRAFLVDWFFVSRELITDHVYYPVSKVAENDSLIQIVTSSPTSLWPEIEQGYVRVLTSAKQYVYMETPYFLPTDPILFAMRTAALSGVDVRLMIPYETDTKIVEWASRTYVLATVKAGVKVYLYKAGFNHSKLLVADDSIATIGSTNVDFRSFENDFEANAFFYDKRIALKVKDIFLKDQEESVALEDVRNLTHRSFLQRLWESMVRLLSPLL
- a CDS encoding LrgB family protein produces the protein MNSWDETIGQTIDLIQDGKDIFSNQYVILALTFAAFFYIKRLQQRTGWMLLNPILIAIVLIIVYLKITGVSFAVYKQGAQLIDFWLKPAVVALGVPLYLQLDAIKRLWLPIVLSQFVGCLVGIVSVVFVAQLCCAPDIIVLSMASKSVTTPIAMEVTQSLGGIPSLTAAVVVVTGIIGALVGFKMLSYGHVNSPIAQGLSMGAASHAVGASTAMAYSSKYGAFASLGITLNGIFTALLTPTVLRLMGII
- a CDS encoding helix-turn-helix domain-containing protein, with translation MTDIKEFFIASNTVSNAPDYDSNVLSTLIHTVESFARVTYQSIYLIDYYKQEFLYVSDNPLFLCGHTAKEVKELGYSFYLKYVPEEEQKMLIELNRSGFKFFDTFHNVDKYQCSMSYHFHLKSGTRSRLINHQLTPILLTDDGKIWIGMCVVSLSSQKTVGHVEFHKKGNPNYWKYSFESHRWMECEGVSLKEEELEVLRLSAAGLTMTEVADIMCRSLDSIKTYKRHAFDKLGVANITEAISRAILNKLF
- a CDS encoding DUF3822 family protein; translated protein: MTETNNNISDKKLRLTIRFSRNNMAFAVGDPQENGMLVYEPYELNMGISVAANLREAFKVSELLQSGYKRLLAEIDTPVMLMPIDDFGTQDIETLYHHTYHRQGNEEILSSILPDLNAIAVFAINKDLKLVIDDHFKDIRIQPLMQSVWTHLYRRSYAGPRRKLYAYFHEKRMEVFSFQQNRFRFSNSYEATNEHDALYYLLYIWKLTGMDVEKDELYIVGDIHYQDWLIEKVKQHLKFCRLINQEVYFNNSQLVKRTDIPYDMKTIYLE
- the tnpC gene encoding IS66 family transposase, which translates into the protein MKEQVTDISKVLQGMTEEMRLLRATVNQQYAEIIKLNRNINALNLEIRKKDTELINLQERLAKYENPDKNSNNSSTPPSKERIKDEVIRRTRSLRKPSGKKPGGQKGHDGHKLPCSSIPDEIIDEVPNYCTRCGESLSDTERVLDYVTQVISIPELKPVIREIRHYVMVCKNCGERIRTAPRRRSNNVVYDSSVKTLVVYLSVVQFLPYGRIASFLREVFGLTPSEGSLVNWVNEAKRNAQPVIDKIKEYIKSSAVVGFDESGLYCNKRLDWAWIAQTVYYTLLFRANGRGSKVLADKFGDSLERMTAVTDRHSAYFALHFLNHQVCLAHLLRELQYLSELNTEQEWSGKVTNLFREAIHERNTNPNDVIDKVSWIERLDNLIKQNIEELGKKFITFRKGLVKCRDYIFNFLENPMIPFDNNGSERGIRKLKIKLKNSCAFRSDFGADAFLELHSIVETAKKHDKTPYNAIQALFKV
- a CDS encoding Fic family protein, with protein sequence MKYLNIKKALAAWRDIQPLSEKDRDRLSRRFTVDFNYNSNHIEGNTLTYGQTEILLLFGKVIGEADIRDVHEMTASNVGLQLMTEEAAVKEKPLTQNFIRTLHRTLLRENYTVYRNLPGGVQTNYVIHAGQYKTRPNSVITRYGDRFEYASPEETPGLMFDLVNWYNEAEKKGELSAIELAALFHYRYIRIHPFEDGNGRIARLMINFILTRHNYPMIVVRSRKKSEYLEALHQSDLEVGPVPSDGAHANIGDIRPFLKYFNELVATEVYNDVLFISEKNENIWWYDGERISFRSPNYTKILNAMRTQPTLTLNDMKEETGISVSAIQKLLDKLLSKKYVERGEKDGSWRVFLTQ
- a CDS encoding CidA/LrgA family protein, coding for MARQFFVIFGCLALGEFIVWATGIKLPSSIIGMLLLTLFLKLGWVKLAWVERLSQLLIANLGFFFVPPGVALILYLDLIKAQWFPIVTATVVSTLLVLVVTGQMHQLVIKFERRLMAMDLLHHRAHAQKMKKMMEETEEVEAMEEAERIELDKALLGQDKITKTEEK
- the rsmD gene encoding 16S rRNA (guanine(966)-N(2))-methyltransferase RsmD, coding for MRIITGKYKGRHFDIPRTFKARPTTDFAKENIFNVINAYMDWEEATALDLFAGTGSISLELLSRGCQQVISVEKDRDHARFISQCMEKLGTEDHILIKGDVFRFLKSCHQKFDLIFADPPYALPELETIPNLIFQYDLLKEDGLLVFEHGKNNDFSAHPHFIEHRSYGSVNFTLFR